One part of the Chryseobacterium sp. 7 genome encodes these proteins:
- a CDS encoding acyl carrier protein, which produces MDTVNATLKMNHEELFILLKGFITEVIGAEFVEEMDITPESSFTKDLEMDSIEIVSFSEKIKAHFGDQIDFTGWLSSMDLDQLINLDLSMIINYIYECQ; this is translated from the coding sequence ATGGACACTGTAAACGCAACATTAAAAATGAACCACGAAGAACTTTTTATTTTATTAAAAGGTTTTATTACTGAAGTGATAGGGGCTGAATTTGTAGAAGAGATGGATATTACTCCTGAAAGTTCATTCACCAAAGATCTTGAAATGGACAGCATTGAAATTGTCTCTTTCTCTGAAAAGATCAAGGCGCATTTTGGCGATCAGATCGACTTTACGGGTTGGTTATCATCTATGGATCTTGACCAGCTGATTAATCTTGACCTTAGTATGATCATCAATTATATCTACGAATGCCAATAA
- a CDS encoding alpha/beta fold hydrolase yields MPIITVNNRQVHIQELNKGAEQTVVLIHGMFSNLSIYYFNIAPVLAKHFHVVMYDLKSHGMSERFLDGYDLDNMSSDLIGLIDHLQLEKVHLVGYSFGGLIALKTALEYPNRVNQLVVMEAPDPQDEKARTIIDEYSKEFLEHYVANFTDTTKVQMGKRQMEKNHRMYEFLFNQTTIKADMIREKHFLGEADFKGLETSTLLLYGADSNCRPTGEWLQSQISGSELELIQGDHNIPIQEPQLIAETIAQFLSKILTQNHG; encoded by the coding sequence ATGCCAATAATCACTGTCAATAACAGACAAGTTCATATACAGGAACTCAACAAAGGAGCCGAACAAACCGTGGTACTCATCCACGGTATGTTCAGTAACCTGTCCATTTATTATTTTAATATTGCCCCTGTGCTGGCAAAGCATTTCCATGTGGTGATGTACGATCTGAAGAGTCACGGTATGAGTGAACGCTTTTTGGACGGGTACGATCTTGACAACATGTCATCCGATTTAATAGGTTTAATAGATCACCTTCAACTGGAAAAAGTACACCTTGTCGGCTATAGTTTCGGAGGTCTTATTGCGTTGAAAACAGCTTTAGAATATCCTAACCGCGTCAATCAGCTCGTGGTGATGGAAGCTCCGGATCCTCAGGATGAAAAAGCCCGTACCATCATTGATGAATACAGCAAAGAATTTCTTGAGCACTACGTCGCCAACTTTACAGATACCACCAAAGTACAGATGGGTAAAAGACAAATGGAAAAGAATCATCGTATGTATGAATTTCTGTTTAATCAAACCACCATTAAAGCAGATATGATCAGGGAAAAACATTTTCTTGGTGAAGCTGACTTCAAAGGATTGGAAACTTCCACTTTATTGCTTTATGGCGCTGATTCCAACTGCAGACCTACCGGTGAGTGGCTTCAGTCTCAAATCAGCGGATCTGAACTTGAATTAATCCAGGGCGATCATAATATTCCTATCCAGGAACCTCAGCTCATCGCTGAAACAATCGCTCAATTTTTATCTAAAATTTTAACACAAAACCATGGCTAA
- a CDS encoding glycosyltransferase — MAKFAFIVPPLTGHVNPTLSIGATLLERGHEVAWISLDPALEAKLPEGGKLLLIQYDQTDEEKKESEQYLDIISKKVVYGIDSVKFLYEEVLIPLNRHCYNGIVSLLKIEQPDLIIGDHQLFAAPVAAKTLGIPYATSVTAPAAIKIMNELPKVHEWEVNQILDLQKELGFQEERSLATSDLLTLVLTSNYFFGEMEDLPSQYKFTGPVLTERRVSCEFDWEKLKSKNNKKILVSIGTTFDHDHKKAFFQKVVDAFKDEDLTVVVVSDPQLFEQWPDNFMVYQQVPQLDLLPHLDGVVCHGGHNTVSETLSHGIPLVVIPIAYDQSHVAGRVVRTEAGERLNFNRFKGNHLREAVQQILNNPGYKEAAQKVGQSFVEAGGSATAANLLEQAILKASKPEKPSKFLFVVPPFFGHVSPTLSVGASLIARGHEVKWFGITPLDNKHIPEGGSYFYPEEDLVPYQEEIARILKRQDDGPACSGPEVMKLALEETYVPFAKMMMPGLTRLTESWMPDVIVNDCITFGGALFAHKHNIPCVTTTPVPPDVMGDTEKSAPKIWEWQQNLIKDLQKEVGIHEEGIYIHSHKLNMVFTSQAFAGFETVPSHMKFVGPVKGRPNDAPFDWDKLNASTTPKIFVSLGTLLVDIRKAFFEKIIAAFKDQPITVIAATPPEIFEEWPDNFIVNSFVPQSAVMQRMDMVICHGGFNTVNDTFRNGLPMLITPIAYDHFHIAKLIEQAGCGISIRYKRLRVDTLRETVFELLENPKYRTAAQEVRNTFTLAGGNDKAVELLENFVQEHSTLASV, encoded by the coding sequence ATGGCTAAATTTGCATTTATAGTTCCACCATTGACAGGACATGTCAACCCTACCTTAAGCATAGGTGCTACTCTACTGGAAAGAGGACATGAAGTAGCCTGGATCAGCCTTGACCCTGCGTTAGAGGCTAAACTTCCCGAGGGAGGAAAATTATTACTGATCCAGTACGATCAGACCGACGAAGAAAAAAAAGAAAGTGAACAATATCTCGATATTATTTCCAAAAAAGTAGTGTATGGCATAGACAGCGTTAAGTTCCTGTACGAAGAGGTTCTTATTCCGCTGAACAGACATTGCTATAACGGTATTGTTTCATTATTAAAAATAGAGCAGCCTGATTTGATTATCGGGGATCATCAGTTATTTGCAGCCCCTGTTGCCGCAAAGACTCTTGGAATACCTTATGCCACATCCGTTACCGCTCCGGCCGCCATTAAAATTATGAATGAGCTACCAAAAGTACACGAGTGGGAAGTAAATCAGATCCTAGATTTACAGAAAGAACTCGGTTTCCAGGAAGAACGCTCTCTGGCAACCTCTGACCTATTAACGCTTGTTCTTACTTCCAATTATTTCTTTGGGGAAATGGAAGATCTGCCTTCTCAATATAAGTTCACAGGTCCCGTTCTTACCGAAAGACGCGTTTCATGTGAGTTTGACTGGGAAAAGTTGAAAAGCAAAAATAACAAAAAGATCCTGGTAAGCATTGGTACGACCTTCGATCACGATCATAAAAAAGCCTTTTTCCAAAAGGTCGTTGATGCCTTTAAAGATGAAGACCTAACCGTTGTAGTGGTTTCCGATCCTCAGCTTTTCGAGCAGTGGCCGGATAACTTTATGGTGTATCAGCAGGTTCCTCAGCTGGATCTGTTACCTCATCTGGATGGTGTGGTTTGCCATGGCGGTCACAATACCGTATCCGAAACGCTATCCCACGGTATTCCTTTGGTAGTGATCCCGATTGCCTATGACCAGTCTCATGTTGCCGGACGTGTTGTACGTACAGAAGCAGGTGAACGTCTTAATTTTAACAGATTTAAAGGAAACCACCTGAGAGAAGCTGTACAGCAGATTCTGAATAATCCAGGCTACAAAGAAGCGGCTCAGAAAGTAGGACAATCTTTTGTGGAAGCTGGAGGTTCTGCTACAGCAGCCAACTTATTGGAGCAAGCGATATTGAAGGCTTCAAAACCTGAAAAACCATCAAAATTTTTATTCGTAGTTCCTCCGTTTTTCGGACACGTGAGTCCTACTTTAAGTGTGGGAGCAAGTTTAATTGCCCGTGGCCACGAAGTAAAATGGTTCGGAATTACCCCTTTAGACAACAAACATATTCCGGAAGGAGGTTCTTATTTCTATCCTGAAGAAGATCTTGTTCCTTACCAGGAGGAAATTGCCCGTATTTTAAAAAGACAGGATGACGGACCCGCATGCTCCGGACCTGAAGTGATGAAACTGGCTCTGGAAGAAACGTATGTTCCTTTTGCTAAAATGATGATGCCGGGATTAACCAGACTGACAGAAAGCTGGATGCCGGATGTTATTGTAAACGACTGTATCACTTTCGGAGGGGCTCTTTTCGCTCACAAACATAATATTCCTTGTGTAACAACAACACCTGTTCCACCGGATGTGATGGGAGATACGGAAAAAAGTGCTCCTAAAATCTGGGAATGGCAACAGAACTTAATCAAAGATCTTCAAAAAGAAGTAGGCATTCATGAAGAAGGAATTTACATCCATTCTCATAAACTGAATATGGTGTTTACTTCACAGGCTTTCGCTGGTTTTGAAACCGTTCCTTCCCATATGAAATTCGTAGGTCCGGTAAAAGGCCGCCCGAACGATGCTCCATTTGACTGGGATAAACTGAATGCATCTACCACTCCGAAGATATTTGTATCATTAGGAACACTGTTGGTAGACATCAGAAAAGCGTTCTTTGAAAAAATCATCGCTGCCTTTAAAGACCAGCCGATTACCGTAATTGCCGCTACTCCACCGGAAATCTTTGAAGAATGGCCGGATAACTTCATCGTGAACAGCTTCGTACCTCAATCTGCAGTGATGCAGCGAATGGATATGGTAATTTGCCACGGTGGTTTCAATACCGTTAATGACACTTTCCGCAACGGATTACCGATGTTGATCACTCCTATCGCCTATGATCATTTCCATATTGCAAAACTGATTGAGCAGGCAGGCTGTGGAATCAGTATCCGATACAAAAGACTTCGTGTAGATACTCTTCGTGAAACCGTTTTTGAACTGTTGGAAAATCCGAAATACAGAACTGCTGCCCAGGAAGTAAGAAACACATTTACCCTTGCCGGAGGTAATGATAAAGCGGTAGAACTGTTAGAAAACTTTGTACAGGAACATTCAACATTAGCTTCCGTATAG
- a CDS encoding condensation domain-containing protein — protein MKRRLLFGERMLLGDGTEPFNAVIAFRLRGSFTLKEIQQALAQIQNKHPWLRALISHDEKNIPWYNVPEQPISIPVRILTRQGEDQWQEESRREWNTTFNFEKLPLIRFVWIKGENVSDMLFAFHHCLCDGGSAMAFLTEFLAVLDNPTADIGIETPILGIQDVVPSKILNSRRQKLKAKFIGRLAATAIKLIPVGKKVVERQNDYFIHWKLDETVSKQLIAYCKSQEVTVNTFLSASVLQAFKKVRGEKSFNKVSCPVDIRRFAKQIKEDHIFAFGLMIVVSSDEKLSFEDNLRVMQKSVEQKTSKLNPYITMMVMESGHDALKNFTKLLKNGKSSNDCMFSNLGRIQIPHQYKEFSVDTIFSPSVIGPLGNTTTMVTSTYRGEMDFSFMGSEGYLPYTDALAVRDEVIQIIHSQLKQMAVS, from the coding sequence ATGAAAAGAAGATTGCTATTTGGTGAACGTATGTTATTAGGAGACGGTACAGAACCTTTTAACGCGGTCATTGCGTTCAGGCTGAGAGGCTCTTTTACCTTAAAAGAGATCCAGCAGGCTCTTGCTCAGATTCAAAATAAACATCCATGGCTGAGAGCACTGATCAGCCATGATGAAAAAAATATTCCATGGTATAATGTTCCTGAACAACCTATATCTATTCCCGTAAGAATATTGACCCGACAAGGGGAAGATCAGTGGCAGGAAGAATCCAGGAGAGAGTGGAACACCACCTTTAATTTTGAAAAATTACCCCTGATCCGGTTTGTCTGGATCAAAGGGGAAAACGTTTCGGACATGCTGTTTGCGTTCCATCATTGTCTTTGTGATGGTGGTTCTGCAATGGCTTTTTTAACAGAGTTTTTAGCAGTACTGGACAATCCAACTGCTGATATCGGAATTGAAACTCCCATCTTAGGAATTCAGGATGTAGTTCCTTCCAAAATTCTGAACAGCCGCAGACAGAAACTGAAAGCCAAGTTTATCGGAAGGCTTGCTGCTACAGCAATCAAATTGATCCCGGTAGGTAAAAAAGTCGTTGAAAGACAGAACGACTACTTCATCCACTGGAAACTGGATGAAACCGTGAGCAAACAGTTAATTGCTTACTGCAAATCTCAGGAAGTAACCGTAAACACATTTTTGAGTGCATCAGTATTACAGGCATTTAAAAAAGTAAGAGGTGAGAAATCCTTCAATAAAGTTTCCTGTCCGGTAGATATCAGACGTTTCGCTAAGCAGATCAAAGAAGACCATATCTTCGCTTTCGGGCTGATGATTGTGGTTTCTTCTGATGAAAAGCTAAGTTTTGAGGACAATCTAAGAGTAATGCAGAAATCTGTAGAACAAAAGACCTCCAAACTGAATCCTTACATCACTATGATGGTCATGGAGTCCGGGCATGATGCCTTGAAGAATTTTACCAAGCTTTTAAAGAACGGGAAATCTTCCAACGACTGTATGTTTTCCAATCTGGGACGTATTCAGATTCCTCATCAGTATAAAGAATTTAGTGTAGATACTATTTTCAGTCCGTCAGTAATCGGACCTTTAGGAAATACCACCACAATGGTAACCTCAACGTACCGTGGTGAAATGGATTTTTCATTCATGGGAAGCGAAGGATATTTACCTTACACAGATGCTCTGGCAGTCCGTGACGAAGTGATACAAATTATACATTCACAACTTAAACAAATGGCAGTATCATGA